The Verrucomicrobium spinosum DSM 4136 = JCM 18804 genome includes a region encoding these proteins:
- a CDS encoding response regulator, translating to MHFVTKWLKAPTISDVAQHRSFEEQRKRARILIIDDDPNAFPVELLQKEGYNLTHWFKVENYKPLESGEYDIVVLDIQGILPENKSNEDGIDLLRHIKTYNPAQIVIAYSGKKHDLNKSDFWKLADDYLGKPSSIMICKQKIDELLTSRFSIDYYWSVIKNLLQSQEVSEKDISKLETRMAKSLKKKKPLTKDDISETIKLSRESLAAVSLVVGLITRLYSTP from the coding sequence ATGCACTTCGTCACAAAATGGCTAAAAGCTCCAACGATTTCTGACGTTGCTCAGCACAGATCGTTCGAGGAGCAACGAAAGAGAGCTCGAATCCTTATCATTGACGATGATCCTAACGCATTTCCTGTAGAACTACTTCAAAAGGAGGGCTACAACCTCACTCACTGGTTCAAGGTAGAGAACTACAAACCACTTGAGTCCGGAGAATATGACATCGTCGTTCTTGATATCCAGGGGATACTTCCCGAAAACAAATCAAATGAAGATGGGATCGATCTCTTGCGACATATCAAAACCTACAATCCAGCTCAGATCGTGATTGCATACTCTGGCAAGAAACACGACCTAAACAAATCAGATTTCTGGAAACTTGCTGACGACTATCTCGGCAAGCCATCGTCAATAATGATCTGCAAACAAAAGATCGACGAACTACTCACAAGCAGATTCTCTATAGACTATTACTGGTCCGTAATAAAAAACCTACTTCAATCACAGGAGGTTAGCGAGAAGGACATCAGCAAACTGGAGACAAGAATGGCCAAGAGTCTAAAGAAAAAGAAACCTTTAACGAAAGACGACATATCTGAGACTATCAAGCTCAGTCGAGAATCACTTGCAGCCGTCTCATTGGTCGTCGGTTTAATTACCCGTCTATACAGCACACCGTGA
- a CDS encoding DUF932 domain-containing protein — MHMQLLEQPKPKRPTPNLILHCGAHKATLDEVQDVRTPRSTSSWCPIPHNRLIDTVQKTLASTNLRIGTQAHSLSHEGHRYFGLMEILGPKNDDDYCWVLGLRNSHDKTFPAGIVAGASVFVCDNLSFSGEVKFARKHTRFIVRDLPGITERAIGQLMAKWHDQDKRIGAYKEADIEDTTAHDLIIRATDVGVCSNRLIPSVLKEWREPRYPVFEDRSVWSLFNAFTEALKDGSLAELPRRTEALHGLLDVHVGLGLN, encoded by the coding sequence ATGCATATGCAACTACTCGAACAACCCAAACCAAAACGTCCCACCCCGAACCTGATCCTTCACTGCGGAGCTCACAAAGCTACGCTGGATGAAGTTCAGGATGTCAGAACACCCAGGTCGACATCTAGCTGGTGTCCCATCCCGCACAACCGACTGATCGACACCGTCCAGAAGACCCTGGCCAGTACCAATCTCCGCATCGGCACCCAGGCCCACAGCCTCAGCCATGAAGGTCATCGCTACTTCGGTCTGATGGAGATCTTGGGACCAAAGAACGATGATGACTACTGCTGGGTGTTGGGACTCAGAAACAGCCACGACAAGACCTTCCCAGCAGGTATTGTCGCCGGAGCCAGCGTTTTTGTCTGCGACAACCTTTCCTTCTCTGGAGAGGTCAAGTTCGCCCGAAAACACACCCGATTCATCGTCAGAGACCTCCCCGGGATCACGGAGAGAGCCATCGGTCAGCTCATGGCGAAATGGCATGACCAAGACAAACGCATCGGAGCCTACAAGGAAGCTGACATCGAAGACACCACCGCTCATGACCTGATCATTCGGGCCACTGACGTTGGAGTGTGCAGCAACCGACTCATCCCCTCTGTGCTGAAGGAATGGCGGGAACCACGATACCCGGTCTTTGAAGATCGGAGCGTCTGGAGCCTCTTCAACGCCTTCACGGAAGCTCTCAAAGACGGCAGTCTCGCAGAGCTCCCGAGAAGGACCGAAGCCCTCCACGGTCTGCTGGATGTCCATGTCGGTCTCGGGCTGAACTAG
- a CDS encoding SOS response-associated peptidase: MCGRFRFRGELREDELKHIPGLEIRSAFPPRYNIAPTQMSPVIRSTVGGGHEVEALRWGLVPFWAKDQSFGSKAINARSETVTEKPAFRAAFKSRRCLVLSHGFFEWENLPDKKKQPWLFTLPGQGLMVFAGLWESWKPKDTAPDTPRTETFTILTTTATTRGAWIHDRFPVILEPEDWLHWMDDAISPQELARLVEKVQTGRAATEMNQWPVTPKMNTVKYEAPDAVKPLSQDQ; the protein is encoded by the coding sequence ATGTGTGGCCGCTTTCGCTTTCGGGGAGAACTGCGGGAAGACGAACTCAAGCATATCCCCGGGCTGGAGATCCGTAGCGCCTTTCCGCCTCGCTACAACATCGCTCCTACCCAGATGTCTCCTGTGATCCGGTCCACAGTAGGAGGAGGGCACGAGGTTGAAGCCCTGCGGTGGGGTTTGGTGCCTTTCTGGGCAAAGGATCAGTCTTTTGGCAGCAAGGCCATCAACGCCCGCTCCGAGACGGTAACGGAAAAGCCGGCGTTTCGTGCCGCATTCAAATCCCGGCGGTGCCTGGTGCTCAGTCACGGCTTTTTCGAATGGGAGAATCTTCCCGACAAGAAGAAGCAGCCATGGCTTTTTACCCTCCCCGGCCAGGGCCTCATGGTGTTCGCGGGTCTATGGGAGTCCTGGAAACCTAAAGATACTGCCCCAGACACTCCACGGACAGAGACCTTCACCATCCTCACCACCACGGCCACCACCAGGGGAGCGTGGATTCACGATCGATTTCCCGTGATCTTGGAACCCGAAGACTGGTTGCATTGGATGGATGATGCCATCAGTCCCCAGGAGCTTGCCCGACTAGTGGAAAAAGTGCAAACAGGCAGGGCAGCCACTGAAATGAACCAGTGGCCCGTGACACCGAAAATGAACACGGTGAAATACGAAGCGCCTGATGCCGTGAAGCCCCTATCTCAGGATCAATGA
- a CDS encoding AAA family ATPase, translated as MSESVKLVSLEHFRGLPNTEFDLGGKNIVILGSNGKGKSGLVDGFEYLFSGQVGRFVGSGTQGINHDEAVCHIRRGGTPKVSVTLSPSRAVVSRTLGTDAPTFCQRPQGKAYLDGHPGVNAFILRRAQILEFISNNASDRYKKFVQLLGISEIDALQGAFVTAEKESAGTARTAGEAYKARLAAFDDAASQFAPKNLKYILAKVSTVIDGLAVGKVSDWDGAGKALQALKEKRPEANKEKIDALSKAIVVLEMSSDHALQTDLEELASKSKKLKEVSAGIADAAKSDIIDGGLTFFAAHPDEESCPLCEQTLPETVGALVLRLNTRSAALRELKEAQSARNTSLAKVRTSLGAIVTLIARDLGHAEQLLRDAVESLKVAKADAEALLEAAKTSDELTPPASLQDLTTLRAGCLADLKTKKEALVAPDSSKLEGAIAFVERAIASAEVIRAACDEDGRATEVARRAKFANAAFKKSREFAIEEVFARISGTVLAFYKKLHDSEEQNERSECTGLELKPDSRAAAGGLKLAIQFLELADPKDPRAFLSEGHLDSLGLCIFLATVKIFNPTGTMLVLDDVLTSIDKDHRHRVGELLFDEFHEYQILLTTHDEYWFDLLKSLSRARGIQGTWKFTKVEGWTVERGPTLSVSDDSWAFINANLNEASYRALGGPLRLVLEDFLKRAAVKLESKVKFKIDGKYTSGDFAAAGIQDDIRKKLAAAVKADAAAATTEAAVQTAVGRVFGTGDLINFLSHDNPGRLEVTFPQAQDFVSGLKFLIDQCARYSLMRGQ; from the coding sequence GTGAGTGAATCAGTAAAACTTGTTAGCCTTGAGCACTTCCGGGGCTTGCCGAACACGGAATTTGATCTCGGGGGGAAAAATATCGTGATCCTAGGGTCAAACGGCAAGGGAAAGAGTGGCCTTGTGGATGGCTTTGAGTATCTCTTTTCAGGACAGGTTGGGCGGTTCGTCGGTTCGGGCACACAGGGCATTAACCATGATGAGGCGGTATGCCACATCCGGCGCGGGGGAACACCAAAAGTTTCCGTTACGCTCTCGCCATCGAGAGCGGTCGTTAGCAGAACGCTCGGAACGGACGCCCCCACTTTCTGCCAGCGGCCACAAGGTAAAGCCTACCTTGATGGGCATCCGGGCGTAAATGCCTTCATTTTACGCCGCGCGCAGATTCTCGAATTCATCTCCAACAACGCCTCCGACCGCTACAAGAAGTTCGTTCAACTCCTCGGCATTTCTGAAATCGATGCGCTCCAAGGAGCATTTGTGACCGCAGAGAAGGAGAGCGCCGGCACAGCGAGAACGGCAGGCGAGGCTTACAAGGCGAGGCTGGCCGCCTTCGATGACGCCGCTTCCCAATTCGCGCCGAAGAATCTCAAGTACATTCTGGCGAAGGTCTCCACGGTGATTGATGGACTAGCTGTTGGAAAAGTTTCCGACTGGGACGGTGCCGGAAAGGCCTTGCAAGCCTTGAAGGAGAAGCGACCGGAGGCGAACAAGGAAAAAATCGACGCATTGTCCAAAGCGATTGTCGTCCTTGAAATGTCGTCGGACCACGCCTTGCAAACCGACCTGGAAGAGCTGGCGAGTAAGTCGAAGAAGCTGAAAGAGGTCTCCGCCGGAATCGCCGATGCCGCGAAAAGCGACATCATTGATGGCGGCCTCACTTTCTTCGCCGCGCATCCGGACGAAGAGTCATGTCCGCTTTGCGAACAAACATTGCCGGAAACGGTTGGCGCATTGGTCTTGCGTCTCAATACTCGGAGCGCCGCTTTACGCGAACTCAAGGAAGCGCAGAGCGCCCGGAACACATCCTTAGCGAAGGTAAGAACGAGTCTGGGCGCAATTGTCACCCTGATTGCCAGAGATCTGGGCCATGCGGAACAATTGCTTCGCGATGCGGTAGAGTCGCTGAAGGTCGCCAAGGCCGATGCGGAAGCTCTCCTTGAGGCCGCGAAGACTTCGGACGAGTTGACTCCTCCTGCCAGCCTTCAGGATCTAACCACTCTCCGGGCGGGCTGCCTCGCCGATCTGAAAACGAAGAAGGAAGCGCTGGTGGCGCCAGATTCTTCAAAACTCGAAGGCGCTATCGCCTTCGTGGAACGCGCCATCGCTTCTGCCGAGGTTATCCGTGCCGCTTGTGATGAAGATGGCCGCGCGACCGAGGTTGCTCGCCGGGCAAAATTTGCAAATGCGGCCTTCAAAAAAAGCAGGGAATTCGCAATCGAGGAGGTGTTTGCCCGAATCTCGGGCACCGTGCTTGCATTCTACAAAAAGCTACATGACAGCGAAGAGCAGAACGAAAGATCGGAATGCACCGGGCTTGAGCTCAAACCAGATTCCCGGGCTGCCGCTGGCGGATTGAAGCTGGCGATCCAGTTTTTGGAGCTTGCAGACCCGAAGGATCCTCGGGCGTTTTTGAGCGAGGGGCATCTCGATTCGCTCGGCCTTTGTATCTTCCTTGCAACGGTGAAGATCTTCAATCCTACCGGCACAATGCTCGTGTTGGACGATGTGCTCACCAGCATCGACAAAGACCATCGCCATAGAGTCGGCGAGCTGCTCTTTGACGAATTCCACGAGTATCAGATTCTACTTACGACCCACGACGAATACTGGTTCGATCTTCTCAAATCGCTTTCCCGCGCCCGCGGCATTCAAGGAACGTGGAAATTCACGAAGGTAGAAGGTTGGACAGTCGAGCGCGGGCCCACTCTTTCGGTAAGTGACGATTCGTGGGCGTTCATCAATGCAAATCTCAATGAAGCCTCCTACAGAGCGTTGGGCGGACCACTCCGGTTGGTGCTGGAGGATTTTTTGAAGCGGGCGGCGGTGAAGCTGGAAAGCAAAGTGAAGTTCAAGATAGACGGCAAATACACCAGCGGCGATTTCGCGGCGGCTGGAATCCAAGATGACATCCGAAAGAAACTCGCCGCTGCGGTCAAAGCCGACGCCGCAGCAGCCACAACTGAAGCCGCTGTCCAGACGGCCGTGGGGCGCGTGTTCGGAACGGGAGATCTCATCAACTTTCTTAGCCACGACAATCCAGGGCGCTTGGAAGTGACCTTCCCGCAAGCGCAGGACTTCGTTTCTGGTCTGAAGTTCCTTATCGATCAATGCGCTCGTTATAGTCTGATGCGTGGGCAGTAG
- a CDS encoding YegP family protein, whose protein sequence is MKYYYYKDNKGEWRWWLNASNGKTLAVSSEGYHNKQDCLDAITLVKGSGSAPVVEHQT, encoded by the coding sequence ATGAAGTACTACTATTACAAAGACAACAAGGGCGAGTGGAGGTGGTGGCTGAATGCCTCCAATGGAAAAACGCTCGCAGTCAGCAGTGAAGGGTACCACAACAAGCAAGATTGTTTGGATGCTATCACCTTGGTGAAAGGCTCCGGATCTGCGCCTGTCGTCGAGCACCAGACCTAA
- the drt2 gene encoding antiviral reverse transcriptase Drt2, which translates to MPEFKFNPRTYLHFDHPINEAAARALATDAAEVSCHSFYPLIHHVVETVKVQKKEGGGIQKSTPKQRRIAYAAHADSHIFGWYSQILSECYELHLCELGLQDVVTAFRSLRRREGGRDVALKNIHFANDVFEDIRRRGPCSVLAMDFSQFFDRLDHRHLKRAWCRCMGVETLPADHYAVFKAITKHASVNRVQLREVMGLDAHDNHSTRRQRICTPAEFRDKVRGGGLVEVNRSRMGIPQGSPISAVLANIYVLEFDEAMKSFADSHGGLYRRYCDDLLLVLPNTEARDEAERLVLEWCTRLFLQVNDKKTERIDFRMVNSLLTTPKPLQYLGFTFDGRHKRIRPGSLARYCRKMRRGVRRAKAIMRRCAEVPEFPHLPRLRVKQLYIRYSYLGRHNFLSYAFEAARIMGDGGIKKQVKEHWRRLKEEIRRQERGEAECSYDVEV; encoded by the coding sequence ATGCCAGAGTTTAAATTCAATCCGCGAACCTACCTCCACTTCGACCATCCGATCAACGAGGCCGCCGCGAGGGCTCTAGCTACCGATGCCGCGGAAGTATCCTGCCACTCATTCTACCCCTTAATCCACCACGTTGTGGAGACCGTGAAGGTTCAGAAGAAAGAGGGCGGGGGAATCCAGAAATCAACACCAAAACAAAGGAGGATCGCGTACGCGGCTCACGCCGATAGCCACATTTTCGGATGGTACTCACAGATTCTAAGCGAGTGCTACGAGCTACACTTGTGTGAACTGGGACTTCAGGATGTTGTGACTGCATTCAGGAGTCTGCGACGACGGGAAGGAGGCAGAGACGTCGCGCTCAAAAACATACACTTTGCGAATGATGTGTTCGAGGATATCCGCAGGAGAGGGCCGTGCTCAGTACTCGCGATGGACTTCTCTCAGTTCTTTGACAGACTAGACCATCGGCATCTGAAGCGTGCATGGTGTCGGTGCATGGGAGTGGAAACACTACCTGCGGATCACTATGCCGTCTTCAAGGCGATCACGAAACACGCAAGCGTGAACCGTGTTCAGCTCCGTGAGGTCATGGGTTTAGACGCTCACGACAACCACAGCACAAGAAGACAGCGAATTTGCACCCCGGCTGAGTTCCGAGACAAGGTCAGAGGTGGAGGGCTAGTCGAGGTGAACCGATCGAGGATGGGTATTCCTCAGGGATCGCCCATCAGCGCAGTTCTGGCGAACATCTACGTTTTGGAGTTCGACGAGGCAATGAAGTCGTTTGCGGATTCCCATGGGGGGCTGTATCGCCGGTACTGTGATGATCTCCTTTTAGTCTTGCCCAATACCGAGGCTCGTGACGAAGCTGAGCGACTGGTGCTGGAGTGGTGCACGAGACTCTTTCTACAGGTTAACGACAAGAAAACTGAGCGCATCGACTTCAGGATGGTTAACAGCTTGTTAACGACTCCCAAACCTCTGCAATATCTGGGGTTTACCTTCGACGGTCGCCACAAGCGGATACGCCCTGGATCTCTTGCCCGGTATTGTCGCAAGATGAGAAGGGGAGTGAGACGTGCCAAAGCGATCATGCGCAGATGTGCCGAGGTCCCTGAGTTTCCTCATCTTCCTCGTTTACGGGTGAAGCAGCTATACATCCGCTATTCATACCTGGGCCGTCACAACTTTCTTAGCTACGCTTTTGAGGCCGCCCGCATCATGGGAGACGGCGGAATCAAGAAGCAGGTGAAAGAGCACTGGCGTCGGCTAAAAGAAGAGATTCGTCGTCAAGAGCGCGGCGAAGCTGAATGCTCGTATGACGTGGAAGTGTGA
- a CDS encoding sensor histidine kinase has translation MNRSIEILRTICPLPFIASGQEYDGNTQKQPSRCLKCVHKACTSESASPLEHNVCPETMSYYTTSWLGTQITFNGLIVEDRNKKAPTQLKVDLRRLCITHHNAQTIIGNIQLVGHLLSRELDLATKETVSFLHDIRSSLSLVMSNCEALISSSSGNDFSSKLHSSSQPLRNLYGSIGLLTEQLNLADIITNPQSITFGRRSQCSLHGFLFRIVKLFESRASEKRVWLQLGELKGEIFLSLYQSFQFVPLILLDNALKYCNPKSNVYIQISHAVGDLRITFTSYGEIVPDDFHEKIFERHVRGPNALSSQIQGSGLGLSIAKAVVEAHGYAIFYSSAPQSQQNFFTIVVPKGSFVKTGR, from the coding sequence GTGAATAGAAGCATTGAGATTCTCCGGACTATATGCCCTCTGCCATTCATAGCAAGTGGACAGGAATACGATGGAAACACACAAAAACAGCCTTCTCGCTGTCTGAAATGTGTTCACAAGGCCTGCACTAGCGAGTCTGCATCGCCCCTTGAACACAATGTCTGCCCTGAAACAATGTCGTACTACACTACATCATGGCTTGGGACACAGATCACATTCAACGGGTTAATCGTGGAGGATCGAAACAAAAAAGCGCCAACGCAGCTAAAAGTGGATCTCCGAAGGCTTTGCATAACGCATCACAACGCTCAGACTATCATCGGGAATATTCAACTTGTCGGCCATTTACTGAGTCGTGAATTGGACCTTGCAACCAAGGAAACGGTGAGCTTCCTCCACGACATTAGATCTTCTCTCTCACTCGTCATGTCAAACTGCGAGGCCCTGATATCGTCATCAAGTGGCAATGACTTCAGCTCAAAGCTGCATTCGTCGAGCCAACCTCTGAGGAACCTATATGGTTCAATCGGTTTACTTACCGAACAATTGAACCTTGCAGATATTATCACGAACCCGCAGTCCATCACGTTTGGAAGGAGGTCCCAATGCTCCCTGCATGGATTTTTGTTCAGAATTGTAAAGTTGTTTGAATCCAGAGCAAGCGAGAAAAGGGTCTGGCTTCAACTCGGAGAACTCAAAGGAGAGATCTTCCTATCGCTCTATCAGTCATTCCAGTTTGTCCCCCTGATTCTCTTAGACAACGCATTGAAATACTGCAACCCTAAATCGAACGTCTATATTCAAATTTCGCATGCAGTTGGCGATCTTCGTATAACATTCACGTCTTACGGAGAAATTGTTCCAGACGACTTTCATGAAAAAATATTTGAAAGACACGTCCGAGGACCTAACGCCCTGAGTAGCCAGATCCAAGGATCGGGACTTGGTTTGTCCATTGCCAAAGCGGTAGTTGAGGCGCATGGCTATGCTATCTTCTACTCCTCAGCGCCGCAATCTCAGCAAAACTTTTTCACGATTGTCGTTCCGAAGGGTTCTTTTGTTAAGACAGGGCGTTGA
- a CDS encoding nucleotide-binding domain-containing protein, with product MKVAETFNEFLDNLTIQNAETISLRYGELTAALNKKFRETESKTANSLQVGSFGRKTGINGLSDLDMLYIMPQGKWAAYEDGGQLRLLQHTKDAIKARYPSTVVKVDRLVVTVTYTNFHVEVQPVFEQVDGSFKYPDTKGESSWKITKPREEMAEISAKDTDKNNNLKRLCKMARAWRNKHGLEMGGLLVDTLAYNFLCQTTEYDSRSFLYYDWLSRDFFHYLWKLPEQDRYAAPGSRQWVRVKKKFQRKARKAYALSVEAINAEKQKNANEKWRKVYGRPFPLPKEAMEESITKAASTWRDTEEFIEDKYPVDIRYTLKLDCEVKQSGYRINLLRDMLAKKIPLLASKSLEFWVNKITVSEPYTIKWKVLNRGEVAKRRDCVRGQIWPDGGRMRKTETTNFKGDHIVECYAIKDGVVVAKDRIHVPIEDR from the coding sequence ATGAAAGTAGCGGAGACCTTTAACGAGTTCCTAGATAATCTTACCATCCAGAATGCAGAGACTATCAGCCTGCGCTACGGTGAATTGACTGCGGCGCTCAACAAGAAATTTCGTGAGACCGAATCCAAAACCGCCAACAGCCTTCAGGTTGGTTCATTTGGTCGGAAAACTGGCATCAACGGATTGTCAGACCTCGACATGCTTTACATTATGCCCCAAGGGAAGTGGGCGGCATATGAGGATGGCGGACAGCTGAGATTGCTTCAGCACACCAAGGACGCAATAAAGGCCCGCTATCCCTCAACAGTTGTAAAAGTGGATAGGCTCGTCGTTACCGTTACCTACACCAACTTCCATGTAGAAGTTCAACCCGTCTTTGAGCAGGTCGATGGTAGCTTTAAGTATCCAGACACCAAAGGCGAGTCCAGTTGGAAGATCACTAAGCCGCGTGAAGAGATGGCCGAGATTTCTGCCAAGGATACTGACAAAAACAACAATCTGAAGCGTCTTTGCAAGATGGCGCGGGCATGGCGTAATAAACATGGCTTGGAGATGGGTGGACTTCTGGTTGACACTTTGGCTTACAATTTCCTTTGCCAAACAACCGAATACGATAGCAGGAGTTTTCTTTACTACGACTGGCTCAGTCGTGATTTTTTTCACTATCTTTGGAAGCTTCCTGAGCAGGACCGCTACGCTGCTCCGGGCAGTCGTCAGTGGGTCAGGGTTAAGAAAAAATTTCAGCGTAAAGCTAGAAAAGCGTATGCGCTGTCTGTTGAAGCCATAAACGCTGAGAAGCAGAAGAACGCGAACGAGAAGTGGCGCAAGGTATATGGGCGGCCCTTCCCCCTCCCCAAAGAGGCTATGGAGGAGTCCATCACGAAAGCTGCTTCGACTTGGCGGGATACCGAGGAGTTCATCGAGGATAAATATCCGGTCGACATTCGATATACGTTGAAGCTTGATTGTGAAGTGAAGCAGTCCGGCTATAGGATAAATCTCCTTCGCGACATGCTTGCTAAAAAAATTCCACTCTTGGCGAGCAAAAGCCTGGAATTTTGGGTGAACAAGATCACGGTCTCTGAACCATACACTATTAAATGGAAGGTCCTAAATCGCGGTGAAGTCGCGAAGCGTAGGGACTGTGTGCGCGGGCAGATCTGGCCTGATGGAGGCCGTATGCGAAAGACAGAGACAACAAACTTCAAGGGAGATCACATTGTCGAATGCTATGCCATCAAAGATGGTGTAGTAGTAGCGAAGGATAGAATCCACGTTCCAATCGAAGACCGATAG
- a CDS encoding YpsA SLOG family protein, which yields MDLRSLKASGGSAKTLAVARKTRKPHLHLHAGLVDAVGQLRVFIEAHHVAKLNVAGSRESKEPGLYAWTTEVLTAALK from the coding sequence GTGGATCTCAGGTCGCTAAAAGCGTCGGGCGGATCTGCGAAGACGTTGGCCGTGGCACGGAAGACCAGGAAACCTCATCTGCACCTTCACGCTGGGCTGGTCGATGCTGTAGGGCAACTACGTGTCTTCATTGAAGCGCACCACGTCGCCAAGTTGAATGTGGCGGGCTCCAGGGAATCCAAAGAGCCGGGGCTCTATGCCTGGACGACGGAAGTCCTCACCGCAGCACTGAAATGA
- a CDS encoding PD-(D/E)XK nuclease family protein, with translation METDAPKIFESLRSLVERAGVVSPEKTLFSLAGRGHYENPLSDLLAFFLKPDEGHGLGTLFLSVLMGTVDLDSELIAYGPVSVMREFPIEGGRLDIVVVGHDWGILMETKVRADLYNDLDTYERGLRSGFPNVSWKYVLLSPRDGRPGEKSNWKWRSLGYLSGRIGKALDSIKRVQEASKWVVFARELCLHMNELQGENMTITEEQARSVEENLLTIKAAQNLLRGYNAFLIGEINSRLSKAVPGIAFDFKDVGWAFRYSDVTGKLWMLMLETPGQGGDGTRKQFYAGIWVVNGSSLLEGVENRLRDRSVERVNEEGGWYFGKFFENREGGRDEAIGFLANLADTLFSVLPVDVAVQN, from the coding sequence ATGGAGACTGATGCACCCAAAATATTTGAGAGCTTACGTTCATTGGTTGAGCGCGCAGGAGTTGTCTCCCCAGAGAAGACGCTCTTTTCTTTAGCCGGCAGAGGTCACTACGAGAATCCGTTGTCTGACCTGTTGGCGTTCTTTCTCAAGCCAGACGAAGGTCACGGGCTGGGTACGTTGTTTCTTTCAGTTCTCATGGGAACTGTTGACTTGGACTCTGAACTGATTGCCTACGGTCCTGTGTCGGTAATGCGTGAGTTTCCAATAGAAGGCGGTCGGCTCGATATTGTTGTTGTCGGCCATGATTGGGGAATTTTGATGGAAACAAAAGTCCGTGCTGACCTTTATAATGACCTCGACACCTACGAAAGAGGGTTGAGGAGTGGATTCCCAAACGTCTCATGGAAGTACGTTCTGCTTTCACCCCGGGATGGACGTCCTGGTGAAAAATCAAACTGGAAATGGAGATCGCTAGGGTACCTGTCTGGCCGTATTGGGAAGGCCCTTGATTCCATCAAGCGAGTACAAGAAGCCTCAAAATGGGTTGTGTTTGCCCGTGAACTATGTCTTCACATGAATGAACTACAAGGAGAGAACATGACTATAACCGAAGAGCAGGCGAGATCTGTTGAGGAGAATCTGTTGACGATAAAGGCGGCGCAGAATTTGCTAAGAGGCTACAATGCCTTCTTGATCGGCGAGATTAATTCCCGGCTGTCGAAAGCTGTGCCTGGAATTGCTTTTGACTTCAAAGACGTTGGGTGGGCATTTCGTTACTCAGATGTGACAGGTAAGCTTTGGATGCTGATGTTGGAGACACCTGGGCAAGGGGGTGACGGAACAAGGAAGCAGTTCTACGCCGGTATTTGGGTGGTTAATGGATCATCCCTTCTTGAGGGCGTGGAGAATCGTCTTCGAGATCGTTCTGTTGAACGTGTCAACGAAGAAGGAGGATGGTATTTTGGTAAATTCTTTGAGAACAGGGAGGGAGGCCGTGATGAAGCTATCGGCTTCCTAGCCAACTTGGCAGACACTCTGTTCTCAGTGCTGCCCGTTGATGTTGCAGTACAGAATTGA
- a CDS encoding SLATT domain-containing protein — translation MNPSHPEESGTPGETGAASAALHSRTDDTPFSRRVFEGQIRECYGRVVYSHKTHEKCADLLLDAWAQIKLCQIVCSAVAAGGFIAAAFDAGKWSSIVGGLVSTALLGLNTYTKSYDHGQLAQKHKQTGAALWMIRERYLTLLVDIVMGERPIETLQKERDSITADLGKIYESAPATTSKAYAKAQAALKTKEDLTFADEEIDAFLPGVLKSDRDQRLKPSGTPDSTLR, via the coding sequence ATGAATCCGTCCCATCCCGAAGAAAGCGGTACCCCAGGCGAAACAGGTGCAGCATCTGCTGCTCTCCATTCTCGAACTGACGACACCCCTTTCTCCCGTCGTGTTTTTGAAGGGCAGATCCGGGAATGTTATGGCCGTGTCGTCTACAGCCATAAGACGCATGAGAAGTGCGCAGACTTGTTGCTTGACGCCTGGGCGCAGATCAAACTCTGCCAGATTGTGTGCTCAGCTGTGGCTGCGGGGGGATTTATAGCTGCTGCCTTCGATGCTGGGAAATGGTCATCCATCGTGGGTGGTTTGGTTTCCACTGCTCTTCTCGGGCTAAACACATACACAAAGAGCTACGACCATGGGCAGCTTGCTCAGAAGCATAAGCAAACAGGCGCTGCGCTTTGGATGATTCGGGAGCGGTATTTGACTTTGCTCGTTGATATCGTGATGGGGGAGCGGCCTATCGAAACACTCCAGAAGGAACGTGACTCGATCACTGCGGATCTGGGGAAAATCTACGAAAGTGCTCCAGCCACCACTAGCAAAGCATACGCCAAGGCCCAGGCTGCTCTGAAGACCAAGGAGGACTTAACCTTCGCTGATGAGGAGATTGATGCATTTCTTCCCGGGGTTCTCAAAAGTGATCGCGATCAAAGACTGAAACCTTCTGGAACGCCTGATTCGACTTTACGGTAA